The following are encoded together in the Citrobacter arsenatis genome:
- a CDS encoding Crp/Fnr family transcriptional regulator, which produces MARNRESQWLAGSRRKAQPAGSWLLRQGEPQSKIHLLHHGVVRAVYHADNGVEKVKEFYFPGEYCFLYLNWLTNTPADYSLQMITAGETSEIPLALLDAPENQDLKTQLLVQQLIYKEKKEQMLLLNTPEQRYQYVQTHFPDWESQLTQRDLANYIGITPVSLSRIRQRLNKG; this is translated from the coding sequence ATGGCACGTAATCGGGAATCACAATGGCTTGCAGGCAGCCGAAGGAAAGCGCAACCGGCGGGTAGTTGGTTACTACGTCAGGGTGAACCGCAAAGTAAAATCCATCTTTTACATCATGGCGTTGTACGTGCGGTGTATCACGCAGACAACGGCGTTGAAAAGGTTAAAGAATTCTACTTCCCTGGGGAGTACTGCTTTCTGTATCTGAACTGGCTAACCAACACGCCTGCCGATTACAGTCTGCAGATGATCACCGCTGGCGAAACCAGTGAAATACCGCTGGCGTTGCTGGATGCGCCGGAAAATCAGGATCTTAAGACCCAGCTACTGGTTCAGCAGTTGATCTACAAAGAGAAAAAAGAGCAAATGCTGCTGCTCAATACCCCAGAGCAACGCTACCAGTACGTACAAACACACTTCCCGGACTGGGAGTCGCAGCTCACTCAGCGCGATCTCGCCAACTATATCGGCATCACTCCCGTTAGCCTGTCTCGTATTCGCCAGCGTCTTAACAAAGGTTAA
- the rhaD gene encoding rhamnulose-1-phosphate aldolase, whose product MQNITTSWFVQGMIKATSDAWLKGWDERNGGNLTLRLDEADIAPFSADFHEKPRYIALSQPMPLLANTPFIVTGSGKFFRNVQLDPAANLGVVKVDSDGAGYHILWGLTHEAVPTSELPAHFLSHCERIKATNGKDRVIMHCHATNLIALTYVLENNTALITRKLWEGSTECLVVFPDGVGILPWIVPGTDEIGQATAEEMQKHSLVLWPFHGVFGSGPTLDEAFGLIDTAEKSAEVLVKIYSMGGMKQTITREELIALGKRFGVTPLASAIALY is encoded by the coding sequence ATGCAAAACATTACTACTTCCTGGTTCGTCCAGGGCATGATCAAAGCCACTTCCGATGCGTGGTTGAAAGGCTGGGACGAGCGTAACGGCGGTAACCTGACGCTGCGTCTGGATGAGGCAGACATTGCACCATTTAGCGCCGATTTCCATGAAAAACCGCGCTATATCGCGCTAAGTCAGCCGATGCCACTGCTGGCGAACACGCCGTTTATCGTCACCGGTTCCGGCAAATTTTTCCGCAACGTTCAGCTCGATCCGGCAGCCAATTTGGGCGTGGTGAAAGTAGACAGCGACGGCGCGGGCTACCACATCCTCTGGGGACTGACCCACGAAGCGGTACCAACTTCCGAGTTGCCTGCGCACTTCCTCTCCCACTGCGAACGCATTAAGGCGACGAACGGCAAAGACCGCGTGATCATGCACTGCCATGCCACTAACCTGATCGCCCTGACCTACGTGCTGGAAAACAACACCGCGCTGATCACCCGCAAACTGTGGGAAGGCAGCACCGAGTGCCTGGTGGTATTCCCGGATGGCGTCGGCATTCTGCCGTGGATAGTGCCGGGTACTGATGAAATCGGCCAGGCGACCGCCGAGGAAATGCAGAAACATTCGCTGGTACTGTGGCCGTTCCACGGCGTGTTCGGTAGCGGACCGACTCTCGACGAGGCGTTCGGTTTGATAGATACCGCAGAGAAATCCGCCGAGGTTCTGGTCAAAATTTATTCGATGGGCGGTATGAAGCAGACCATCACGCGCGAAGAACTGATTGCGCTTGGCAAACGTTTTGGTGTGACGCCACTGGCAAGCGCCATAGCGCTGTACTGA
- the rhaA gene encoding L-rhamnose isomerase — MTTQLEQAWELAKLRFAAVGIDVEAALRQLDRLPVSMHCWQGDDVAGFENPEGSLTGGIQATGNYPGKARNASELRADLEQALRLIPGPKRLNLHAIYLESDTPVARDQIKPEHFKNWVEWAKANQLGLDFNPSCFSHPLSADGFTLAHADDTIRQFWIDHCKASRRVSAYFGEQLGTPSVMNIWIPDGMKDITVDRLAPRQRLLEALDDVISEKLDPAHHIDAVESKLFGIGAESYTVGSNEFYMGYATSRQTALCLDAGHFHPTEVISDKISAAMLYVPRLLLHVSRPVRWDSDHVVLLDDETQAIASEIVRHNLFDRVHIGLDFFDASINRIAAWVIGTRNMKKALLRALLEPTEQLRQLEASGDYTARLALLEEQKSLPWQAVWEMYCKRHDTPAGSQWLESVRAYEKEILSKRS; from the coding sequence ATGACCACTCAACTTGAACAAGCCTGGGAACTGGCAAAACTGCGTTTCGCCGCGGTAGGTATTGATGTCGAGGCGGCCTTACGCCAGCTCGATCGTCTGCCGGTCTCCATGCACTGCTGGCAGGGCGATGATGTCGCCGGTTTCGAGAATCCGGAAGGCTCGCTCACTGGCGGTATTCAGGCTACCGGCAACTATCCGGGCAAAGCGCGTAACGCCAGCGAACTGCGGGCCGATCTGGAGCAGGCGCTACGCCTGATCCCAGGGCCAAAACGCCTGAATTTGCACGCGATCTATCTGGAATCGGATACGCCGGTTGCCCGCGACCAAATCAAACCTGAACATTTCAAAAACTGGGTTGAGTGGGCAAAAGCGAACCAGTTAGGGCTGGATTTCAACCCGTCCTGCTTCTCACACCCGCTGAGCGCCGACGGCTTCACGCTGGCGCATGCTGACGACACCATTCGCCAGTTCTGGATCGATCACTGCAAAGCCAGCCGTCGCGTCTCGGCGTACTTCGGCGAGCAGTTGGGCACGCCGTCGGTGATGAACATCTGGATCCCAGATGGCATGAAAGACATCACCGTTGACCGTTTAGCGCCGCGCCAGCGCCTGCTGGAAGCACTGGACGACGTGATCAGCGAGAAACTCGACCCGGCGCACCATATCGACGCCGTCGAGAGCAAACTGTTTGGCATCGGCGCTGAAAGCTACACCGTGGGCTCCAACGAATTCTACATGGGTTACGCCACCAGCCGTCAAACCGCGCTATGCCTTGATGCGGGTCACTTCCACCCGACCGAAGTGATTTCCGACAAAATCTCCGCCGCCATGCTGTACGTACCGCGCCTGCTGCTGCACGTCAGCCGTCCGGTGCGTTGGGACAGCGACCACGTCGTGCTGCTGGATGATGAAACTCAGGCGATTGCCAGCGAGATCGTCCGCCACAACCTGTTCGACCGCGTACACATTGGACTCGACTTCTTCGACGCTTCCATTAACCGCATCGCCGCGTGGGTGATTGGCACCCGCAACATGAAAAAAGCGCTGCTGCGCGCGCTGTTAGAACCGACCGAACAACTGCGTCAGCTCGAAGCCAGCGGCGACTACACCGCACGTCTGGCGCTGCTGGAAGAGCAAAAATCGCTGCCGTGGCAGGCCGTCTGGGAGATGTATTGCAAGCGCCACGACACGCCAGCGGGCAGCCAGTGGCTGGAAAGCGTGCGCGCCTATGAAAAAGAGATTTTAAGCAAACGTAGCTAA
- the rhaS gene encoding HTH-type transcriptional activator RhaS — protein MTVLHCVDFFPTGKAPVAIEPRLPQPAFPEHHHDFHEIVVVEHGTGIHVFNGQPYTISGGTVCFVRDHDRHLYEHTDNLCLTNVLYRSPDAFQFLAGLNQLLPQEQNGQYPSHWRVNQGVLQQVRHLVGQMETLGEGMDTPTAANREILFMQLLVLLRKSSLMEAATDNDARLNLLMAWLEDNFADDVCWEALAEKFSLSLRTLHRQLKQQTGLTPQRYLNRLRLIKARHLLRHSDDSVTEIAYLCGFGDSNHFSTLFRREFKWSPRDIRQGRDLVVASSLQ, from the coding sequence ATGACCGTACTGCATTGCGTGGATTTTTTTCCGACAGGTAAAGCACCAGTGGCTATCGAACCACGCCTTCCTCAACCCGCGTTTCCTGAGCATCACCATGATTTTCATGAAATTGTGGTGGTCGAGCATGGAACGGGGATCCATGTATTCAACGGACAGCCTTACACCATCAGCGGCGGTACGGTGTGTTTCGTGCGCGATCATGACAGGCATTTATACGAACATACTGACAATCTGTGTCTGACCAATGTTCTGTATCGCTCCCCGGATGCGTTTCAATTTCTGGCCGGGCTGAATCAGCTTTTGCCTCAGGAACAAAATGGGCAGTATCCCTCCCACTGGCGTGTAAACCAGGGCGTATTGCAGCAGGTTCGGCACCTGGTAGGGCAGATGGAAACGCTCGGCGAGGGGATGGATACGCCGACGGCGGCAAATCGCGAGATCCTGTTCATGCAGTTGCTGGTGCTGCTGCGTAAAAGCAGCCTGATGGAAGCGGCCACTGATAACGATGCGCGTCTTAACCTTTTGATGGCGTGGCTGGAAGATAACTTTGCCGACGATGTGTGCTGGGAGGCGTTGGCCGAGAAGTTTTCGCTCTCTTTACGCACTTTGCACCGCCAGCTTAAACAGCAAACAGGGCTGACGCCGCAGCGCTACCTTAATCGTCTGCGGCTGATTAAAGCCAGGCATCTGCTTCGTCACAGTGATGACAGCGTGACAGAGATCGCCTATCTCTGCGGTTTTGGCGACAGTAACCACTTTTCGACGCTTTTTCGCCGTGAGTTCAAGTGGTCACCACGCGATATTCGTCAGGGGCGCGATCTCGTTGTGGCAAGCAGCCTCCAGTAA
- a CDS encoding AzlD domain-containing protein gives MGNMTLFIVGIAILSLGTYLMRLGGAKLGSRLAFSERSQALLSDAATVLLFSVALATTFYEGEHFAGMARVLGVAFAVFLAWRKLPLIVVIVAAAVVTALLRMAGIN, from the coding sequence ATGGGCAACATGACGCTGTTTATCGTCGGTATCGCCATCTTATCTCTGGGAACGTATTTAATGCGTTTAGGAGGAGCGAAGCTTGGCAGCCGTTTAGCGTTCTCAGAACGCTCGCAGGCACTGCTTTCCGACGCCGCAACAGTATTACTGTTCTCCGTTGCGCTGGCGACCACCTTTTACGAAGGGGAACATTTTGCCGGCATGGCGCGCGTGCTGGGCGTGGCTTTTGCGGTATTTCTCGCCTGGCGCAAGCTGCCGCTGATTGTGGTGATCGTCGCTGCCGCGGTGGTAACTGCGCTGTTAAGAATGGCGGGTATAAACTAA
- the rhaR gene encoding HTH-type transcriptional activator RhaR, whose protein sequence is MANHLVLLKSDFFAHEQQAVAVADRYPQDVFAEHTHEFCELVLVWRGNGLHVLNDRPYRVTRGDLFYIRAEDKHSYTSVNDLVLQNIIYCPERLTLNVDWQGAIPGFDGTPRQPHWRLGSVGMTQARQVISQLEHESNQRDAQAFTMAELLFGQLVTHLKRHRYATDTLPATSSETLLDKLITALAGSHEHAFELDKFCEGERCSERVLRQQFRSQTGMTINQYLRQVRVCHAQYLLKHSRLMISEISMRCGFEDSNYFSVVFTRETGMTPSQWRHLSTQPA, encoded by the coding sequence ATGGCGAACCATCTGGTCCTTCTGAAATCAGACTTTTTTGCGCATGAGCAGCAGGCTGTCGCCGTGGCCGATCGTTATCCGCAGGATGTCTTTGCTGAGCATACCCATGAGTTTTGCGAGCTGGTGTTGGTCTGGCGCGGTAATGGTCTGCATGTCCTTAACGATCGCCCGTACCGGGTAACCCGTGGCGATCTGTTTTACATTCGTGCCGAAGATAAACACTCCTACACTTCCGTTAACGACCTGGTGTTACAAAATATCATCTACTGTCCGGAACGATTGACGCTGAACGTTGACTGGCAAGGGGCGATCCCCGGATTTGACGGTACGCCGAGGCAGCCGCACTGGCGACTCGGCAGTGTTGGCATGACCCAGGCCCGGCAGGTGATAAGCCAGCTTGAGCATGAAAGTAATCAACGTGATGCGCAGGCTTTCACCATGGCTGAGCTGCTGTTCGGGCAACTGGTGACCCATCTTAAACGCCATCGTTACGCCACGGATACGCTTCCGGCGACCTCGAGTGAAACGCTGCTGGATAAACTGATCACCGCGCTAGCCGGTAGCCATGAACATGCGTTCGAACTGGATAAGTTTTGTGAGGGTGAACGGTGCAGCGAGCGCGTTTTGCGCCAGCAGTTTCGCAGCCAGACCGGGATGACCATCAACCAGTACCTGCGCCAGGTGCGGGTCTGCCATGCCCAGTATCTGCTCAAACATAGTCGGTTGATGATTAGTGAGATTTCCATGCGTTGCGGCTTTGAGGACAGTAACTACTTTTCGGTGGTGTTCACGCGCGAAACCGGGATGACGCCAAGCCAGTGGCGTCATCTCAGCACCCAGCCCGCTTAG
- a CDS encoding AzlC family ABC transporter permease: MKHYFSSLKSDTIKAIFLVCLAVGVVGMSYGSLAMAYGFPLWVPFVLSITVLAGASEFMFIGIVASGGNPLAAAAAGLLVNARHVPFGVTVRDLVGSRAASFLGCHIMNDESVVFGLSQKTPEQRKAAYWLCGLGVAIFWPVGTLIGAGVGKLLPAPETIGLDAVFPAILLALVVPAFKNRTTLIRACSGAGLSLAAIPFAPVGLPVLLSLFGLLTRKK; encoded by the coding sequence ATGAAACATTATTTTTCCAGTCTCAAAAGCGACACGATAAAAGCAATATTTTTAGTCTGTCTGGCCGTCGGCGTCGTCGGCATGTCATACGGCTCGCTGGCGATGGCCTACGGCTTCCCGCTGTGGGTACCGTTTGTGCTCTCTATTACCGTGCTGGCGGGCGCGTCCGAGTTTATGTTTATCGGCATCGTCGCCAGCGGTGGTAATCCACTGGCGGCTGCGGCTGCCGGTTTACTGGTCAACGCCCGACACGTGCCGTTTGGCGTCACGGTGCGCGATCTGGTGGGTAGCCGGGCCGCCAGCTTCCTCGGCTGCCATATCATGAACGACGAAAGCGTGGTCTTTGGCCTGTCGCAAAAAACGCCCGAACAACGAAAAGCCGCCTACTGGCTGTGCGGTCTGGGCGTCGCCATTTTCTGGCCTGTAGGCACGCTGATCGGCGCGGGTGTCGGCAAACTGCTCCCCGCCCCGGAGACTATCGGTCTGGATGCCGTCTTCCCCGCCATTCTGCTGGCTTTGGTTGTCCCAGCATTCAAAAACCGCACCACGCTGATCCGTGCCTGTAGCGGCGCCGGGCTGTCGCTTGCCGCCATCCCCTTTGCACCGGTCGGTTTACCGGTCCTGCTTTCACTGTTTGGCTTACTGACGAGGAAAAAATAA
- a CDS encoding helix-turn-helix domain-containing protein, translating to MTQPISMIAKSLVRERQRTGLSLAEIARRAGIAKSTLSQLEAGNGNPSLETLWSLCVALDIPFARLLEPQEQKTQVIRRGEGTKVVAEQAHYQAILLAACPPGARRDIYLLLTQPGADRISQPHPPGSVEHIIVTQGKAMVGLTEAPEELGEGDYICYPADRAHIFKALEPDTQAILVSEQN from the coding sequence ATGACCCAGCCCATCAGTATGATTGCGAAAAGCCTGGTGCGTGAACGTCAGCGCACCGGTTTGTCGCTGGCGGAGATTGCCCGTCGCGCGGGGATTGCAAAATCGACACTCTCGCAATTGGAAGCGGGCAATGGCAATCCTAGCCTGGAAACGCTCTGGTCGCTGTGTGTGGCGTTAGATATTCCCTTTGCTCGCCTGCTGGAGCCGCAGGAACAAAAAACGCAGGTGATTCGCCGCGGCGAAGGGACAAAGGTGGTGGCTGAGCAGGCCCACTATCAGGCCATTTTACTGGCCGCCTGCCCACCGGGGGCGCGGCGGGATATCTATCTGCTGCTGACGCAGCCGGGCGCGGATCGGATTTCACAGCCCCATCCGCCGGGATCGGTAGAACACATCATTGTGACGCAGGGTAAGGCGATGGTGGGATTGACGGAAGCGCCGGAGGAGTTAGGCGAGGGCGACTATATTTGTTACCCCGCAGATCGGGCGCATATCTTTAAAGCGCTGGAGCCTGACACCCAGGCGATTCTGGTTTCTGAGCAGAACTAA
- the rhaM gene encoding L-rhamnose mutarotase, translated as MIRKAFVMQVNADAHVEYQHRHNPIWPELEAVLKKHGAHHYAIYLDQERNLLFATVEIESEARWNAVASTDVCQRWWKHMRDVMPANPDNSPVSAELKEVFYLQ; from the coding sequence ATGATCCGCAAGGCCTTTGTGATGCAGGTGAATGCCGACGCGCACGTTGAGTATCAACATCGACACAATCCCATCTGGCCAGAACTGGAAGCAGTGCTGAAAAAACACGGCGCCCATCACTACGCGATTTATCTCGATCAGGAGCGCAACCTGCTGTTTGCTACCGTTGAGATTGAGTCCGAAGCGCGCTGGAATGCTGTCGCCAGCACCGACGTTTGCCAGCGTTGGTGGAAGCATATGCGTGACGTCATGCCGGCCAACCCGGACAACAGCCCGGTTAGCGCAGAGCTAAAAGAAGTGTTTTATCTGCAATAG
- the fucO gene encoding lactaldehyde reductase — protein MSFMLALPKISLHGAGAIADMVNLVANKQWGKALIVTDGQLVKLGLLDSLFAALDEHQMSYHLFDEVFPNPTEELVQQGFVAYQSAECDYIIAFGGGSPIDTAKAVKILTANPGPSTAYSGVGKVKNAGVPLVAINTTAGTAAEMTSNAVIIDSARKVKEVIIDPNIIPDIAVDDASVMLEIPASVTAATGMDALTHAVEAYVSVGAHPLTDANALEAIRLINLWLPKAVDDGHNLEAREQMAFGQYLAGMAFNSAGLGLVHALAHQPGATHNLPHGVCNAILLPVIENFNRPNAVARFARVAQAMGVDTRGMSDEVASMEAINAIRALSKRVGIPAGFSSLGVTKEDIEGWLDKALADPCAPCNPRTASRDEVRELYLEAL, from the coding sequence ATGAGCTTTATGTTGGCACTGCCAAAAATTAGCCTGCATGGCGCCGGCGCGATTGCCGATATGGTGAATCTTGTGGCGAATAAGCAATGGGGCAAAGCGCTGATCGTCACTGATGGTCAACTGGTGAAGCTGGGCCTGCTGGACAGCCTGTTTGCCGCGCTGGATGAACATCAAATGTCTTACCACCTGTTTGATGAGGTGTTCCCAAACCCGACAGAAGAGCTGGTGCAGCAAGGTTTTGTGGCATATCAAAGCGCAGAATGTGACTACATTATTGCCTTCGGCGGCGGCAGCCCGATCGATACCGCTAAAGCGGTGAAGATCCTGACCGCCAACCCCGGCCCTTCTACCGCTTACTCCGGCGTAGGCAAAGTGAAAAATGCGGGTGTACCGCTGGTCGCCATCAATACCACCGCCGGTACGGCAGCAGAGATGACCAGCAACGCGGTCATTATCGACTCTGCCCGCAAGGTCAAAGAGGTGATCATCGACCCGAATATCATTCCGGATATTGCCGTGGATGACGCCAGCGTGATGCTGGAAATCCCGGCCTCCGTCACCGCCGCAACCGGTATGGACGCCCTGACCCACGCGGTGGAAGCCTATGTTTCCGTTGGCGCGCATCCGCTCACCGACGCCAACGCGCTGGAAGCAATTCGCTTAATCAACCTGTGGCTACCGAAAGCGGTCGACGATGGCCATAACCTTGAAGCCCGCGAGCAAATGGCGTTTGGTCAGTATCTGGCGGGTATGGCATTCAACAGCGCTGGTCTGGGGCTGGTGCATGCGCTGGCTCACCAGCCGGGCGCAACCCATAATCTGCCGCACGGCGTCTGCAACGCCATCCTGCTGCCGGTAATTGAAAACTTTAATCGCCCGAACGCCGTGGCGCGCTTTGCCCGCGTGGCGCAGGCGATGGGTGTCGATACCCGTGGTATGAGCGATGAAGTGGCAAGCATGGAGGCTATCAACGCGATTCGTGCGCTCAGCAAGCGTGTTGGTATTCCTGCGGGTTTTAGTTCCCTTGGCGTGACCAAAGAGGATATTGAAGGCTGGCTGGATAAAGCGTTGGCCGATCCGTGTGCGCCGTGCAACCCGCGCACCGCCAGCCGCGACGAAGTCCGCGAGCTGTATCTGGAGGCGTTATGA
- a CDS encoding DUF1471 domain-containing protein has protein sequence MKSIKTFVAVIALATSFGSFAAQTVTATGSTLESAEAKIAAQAERAGASDYKITQAYTGNRVHMTAELLK, from the coding sequence ATGAAAAGCATCAAAACTTTTGTCGCAGTTATCGCTCTGGCTACTTCTTTCGGTTCTTTCGCTGCTCAGACAGTGACCGCAACCGGTTCTACGCTGGAAAGCGCTGAAGCAAAAATTGCCGCTCAGGCTGAACGTGCAGGCGCCAGCGATTATAAAATCACTCAGGCTTACACCGGCAACCGCGTGCACATGACCGCTGAACTGCTGAAATAA
- the rhaB gene encoding rhamnulokinase → MTFRHCVAVDLGASSGRVMLARYDSEHRTLTLREIHRFVNCLQKTDGFDTWDIDSLENDIRLGLKKVCDAGIRIDSIGIDTWGVDYVLIDNAGQRVGLPVSYRDSRTTGIMSQAMAQPGKSEIYRRSGIQFLPFNTLYQLRALVEQQPELLPQVAHALLIPDYFSFRLTGEMNWEYTNATTTQLVNINTDDWDDTLLAWTGADKAWFGRPTHPGNVIGYWICPQKNHIPVVAVASHDTASAVIASPLADQNSAYLSSGTWSLMGFESRTPYTNDAALAANITNEGGAEGRYRVLKNIMGLWLLQRVLKERQITDLPTLITETQALPACQFLINPNDDRFINPDDMSAEIQAACRESGQPVPLQNAELARCIFDSLALLYADILQELALLRGAAFSQLHIVGGGCQNALLNQLCADACGIRVMSGPIEASTLGNIGIQLMTLDELSNVDDFRQVVRANYDLTTFIPNPESEIARYQAQFQSLRQTKELCA, encoded by the coding sequence ATGACTTTTCGCCATTGTGTCGCTGTCGATCTCGGCGCATCCAGTGGGCGCGTAATGCTGGCGCGTTACGACAGTGAACACCGCACCCTGACGCTGCGTGAAATCCACCGTTTCGTTAACTGTCTGCAAAAAACAGACGGTTTCGACACCTGGGACATCGACAGCCTGGAAAACGACATTCGTCTTGGTCTGAAGAAAGTCTGCGATGCAGGCATTCGGATCGACAGCATCGGCATCGATACCTGGGGCGTGGATTACGTCCTGATCGATAACGCCGGTCAACGTGTAGGTCTGCCGGTCTCTTACCGTGACAGCCGCACGACTGGCATCATGTCGCAGGCGATGGCGCAACCGGGTAAAAGTGAAATTTACCGCCGTAGCGGTATTCAGTTTCTGCCCTTTAATACCCTGTATCAGTTGCGTGCGCTGGTTGAACAGCAGCCAGAGCTGCTCCCGCAGGTGGCCCATGCCCTGCTGATCCCCGACTACTTTAGCTTTCGCCTGACCGGCGAAATGAACTGGGAATACACCAACGCCACCACCACGCAGCTCGTCAATATCAATACTGACGACTGGGATGACACGCTGCTGGCGTGGACCGGGGCAGACAAAGCCTGGTTTGGTCGCCCGACGCATCCAGGGAACGTCATTGGCTACTGGATTTGCCCGCAGAAAAATCACATTCCGGTCGTGGCCGTCGCCAGTCACGACACCGCCAGCGCGGTTATTGCTTCGCCGCTGGCCGATCAAAACAGCGCGTATCTCTCTTCTGGTACCTGGTCACTGATGGGTTTTGAGAGCAGAACGCCGTATACCAATGATGCGGCGCTGGCGGCAAACATCACCAACGAAGGAGGCGCGGAAGGGCGCTACCGTGTACTGAAAAATATTATGGGGTTATGGCTGCTCCAGCGCGTTTTAAAAGAGCGCCAGATTACCGACCTGCCAACGCTTATCACCGAAACGCAAGCGCTGCCGGCCTGCCAGTTCCTGATAAACCCGAACGACGATCGCTTTATCAATCCCGACGACATGAGCGCGGAAATTCAGGCGGCATGCCGTGAATCGGGTCAACCTGTTCCCCTGCAAAACGCCGAACTGGCGCGCTGTATCTTCGACAGCCTGGCGTTGCTGTATGCCGACATCCTGCAAGAGCTGGCACTCCTGCGTGGCGCAGCGTTTAGCCAACTGCACATCGTCGGTGGCGGCTGCCAGAACGCCTTACTGAACCAACTGTGCGCGGATGCCTGCGGTATTCGCGTGATGTCCGGGCCAATTGAGGCCTCCACGCTCGGCAATATTGGCATCCAGTTAATGACGCTGGACGAGCTTAGCAACGTCGATGATTTCCGTCAGGTTGTGCGCGCCAACTACGACCTGACCACCTTCATTCCAAATCCTGAAAGTGAAATTGCCCGCTACCAGGCGCAGTTTCAATCACTACGACAGACAAAGGAGCTTTGCGCATGA
- the rhaT gene encoding L-rhamnose/proton symporter RhaT translates to MGNAITMGIIWHLIGAASAACFYAPFKKVQHWSWETMWSIGGFVSWLILPWLVSAILLPDFWTYYSSFSASTLLPVFLFGAMWGIGNINYGLTMRYLGMSMGIGIAIGITLIVGTLMTPIIAGKFDVLIGTPGGRMTLLGVLVALIGVAIVTRAGQLKERKMGIKAEEFNLKKGLILAVMCGFFSAGMSFAMDAAKPMHEAAAALGIDPLYVALPSYVVIMGGGAVINLGYCFIRLAKMKNLSVKADFSLAKPLIISNILFSALAGLMWYLQFFFYAWGHAKIPAQYDYMSWMLHMSFYVLCGGIVGLIMKEWSNAGRRPVSVLSLGCVVIIVAANIVGLGMAS, encoded by the coding sequence ATGGGTAACGCAATTACGATGGGGATAATATGGCATCTTATCGGTGCCGCTAGTGCCGCTTGTTTCTATGCCCCCTTTAAAAAGGTACAACACTGGTCCTGGGAAACCATGTGGTCCATCGGTGGCTTTGTTTCATGGCTGATCCTTCCCTGGCTCGTCAGCGCGATCCTGCTGCCGGACTTCTGGACCTATTACAGTTCATTTAGCGCGTCCACACTGCTGCCGGTATTTTTATTCGGTGCCATGTGGGGGATTGGTAACATCAACTATGGTCTGACCATGCGTTACCTCGGTATGTCGATGGGGATCGGGATCGCTATCGGCATTACGCTGATTGTTGGCACCTTAATGACGCCAATCATTGCCGGTAAATTTGACGTGCTCATCGGCACGCCTGGTGGGCGTATGACCCTGCTCGGCGTGCTGGTCGCCCTGATCGGCGTGGCGATTGTCACCCGTGCCGGACAGTTAAAAGAGCGCAAGATGGGCATCAAAGCCGAAGAGTTCAATCTGAAAAAAGGTCTGATTCTGGCGGTGATGTGCGGCTTTTTCTCCGCGGGGATGTCCTTTGCGATGGATGCGGCTAAACCCATGCATGAAGCCGCTGCAGCACTCGGTATCGATCCGCTGTATGTCGCCCTGCCAAGCTACGTCGTCATCATGGGCGGCGGTGCGGTAATCAATCTGGGATACTGCTTCATTCGTCTGGCAAAAATGAAAAATCTGTCAGTAAAAGCCGACTTCTCGTTAGCCAAGCCGCTGATTATCAGCAACATCCTGTTCTCGGCGCTTGCTGGTCTGATGTGGTATCTCCAGTTCTTCTTTTACGCCTGGGGCCATGCCAAAATTCCGGCGCAATATGACTATATGAGCTGGATGCTGCACATGAGCTTCTACGTCCTGTGCGGTGGTATCGTAGGCCTGATCATGAAAGAGTGGAGCAATGCAGGACGACGTCCGGTCAGTGTGCTAAGCCTTGGCTGCGTGGTGATCATTGTCGCGGCAAACATTGTGGGTCTGGGAATGGCCAGCTAA